From a single Cyclobacterium marinum DSM 745 genomic region:
- a CDS encoding DUF4221 family protein: protein MGRRQNTLDKYKLYKISGFIVMILAMVFGCEKDEKGKAIVLKKLVQSSHSIRIPIDSLTDNRSMQLAYHQGSKGWFFNLNPKTNEIQMYDMENKTLHKRLRFSVEGNNSVGRIFSFYIHKLDSIFLFQQFSPNIYLTDTSGSVRKKITVQVPEMHTSPFVHLTYFSSPAVLVGEDLVVKTRPADVHNQITNDVLSKRHLTYSINLNNGETELLSHKFPNNYLVDGYRFFDFSFAKGLDKWVYSFHSDHDLYYSDARNTSLASVTAKSNYINGFRNFDLSGSKEENYRYFASAPNYKSIFYDKFKNVYYRVCYPEIELTSEEEIMKYRFVPKMFSILILDSELNVIGETLFEKEKFLPDNLFITEAGVYLSKNHPDNPDLEEDYLSFALFELLDL, encoded by the coding sequence ATGGGCAGAAGACAAAATACATTAGACAAATACAAGCTATACAAAATCTCTGGATTCATAGTGATGATTTTAGCGATGGTTTTTGGATGTGAAAAGGATGAAAAGGGTAAAGCTATAGTGCTAAAAAAATTAGTTCAATCCTCCCATTCAATAAGAATACCGATTGATTCATTGACAGATAATAGAAGCATGCAGTTGGCATATCATCAGGGTTCTAAAGGTTGGTTTTTTAATCTTAACCCGAAAACGAATGAGATTCAGATGTATGACATGGAGAATAAAACCCTACATAAAAGGTTAAGGTTTTCTGTTGAAGGCAACAATAGCGTAGGTCGGATATTTTCATTCTACATCCATAAGTTAGACAGTATCTTTCTTTTCCAGCAATTTAGTCCAAATATATATTTAACAGACACAAGCGGGTCGGTCAGAAAAAAAATCACAGTTCAGGTACCAGAGATGCATACTTCCCCTTTTGTCCACTTAACGTATTTTTCTTCTCCGGCGGTGCTAGTTGGAGAGGATCTAGTGGTAAAAACCCGTCCTGCGGATGTCCATAACCAAATTACAAATGATGTGCTGTCCAAAAGACATTTGACTTATAGCATCAACCTTAACAATGGAGAGACAGAGCTTTTGTCACACAAATTTCCCAATAACTATTTGGTAGATGGGTATAGGTTTTTCGATTTCAGCTTTGCAAAAGGGTTAGACAAATGGGTTTATTCTTTTCATTCCGACCATGACTTGTATTATTCAGATGCAAGGAATACTTCTTTAGCTTCAGTTACTGCAAAAAGTAATTACATTAACGGCTTTCGAAACTTCGATTTGTCAGGTTCTAAAGAGGAGAATTACAGGTATTTTGCTAGTGCACCGAATTATAAAAGCATCTTTTACGATAAATTCAAGAATGTCTATTATAGGGTTTGTTATCCGGAAATAGAATTAACTAGTGAGGAGGAAATAATGAAGTATAGATTCGTTCCAAAGATGTTTTCCATATTAATTTTAGACAGCGAGTTGAATGTTATAGGAGAAACCCTATTTGAAAAGGAGAAATTTTTACCGGACAATCTGTTCATTACTGAAGCAGGAGTGTATTTGTCAAAAAACCACCCGGATAATCCGGATTTGGAAGAAGACTACCTGTCTTTTGCTTTATTTGAACTATTGGATCTATAG
- a CDS encoding circularly permuted type 2 ATP-grasp protein codes for MNVNHDSQHSFYDEMYDGDRTLREHYSSFGAFIDTISAKKLNQLQFSADKAQMAMGMTFNVYHDKEGLEKILHLDIIPRIIPGNDWQKINEGLKQRITALNLFLQDIYNEQKILKDKVVPADLILGSKDFLKPCMGMTPPKGIWCHITGTDLVRNNDGEFYILEDNLRCPSGVSYMLESREIIKRAFPNLFNKLGVRPVSDYPTKLLDMLQFLSDKPRPVIGVLTPGVYNSAYFEHSYLAQQMGAELVSGMDLLVQDKKVYMQTTQGLEQIDVLYRRIDDTFLDPLAFNPNSMLGIPGLFEAYKAGNIALANAPGTGVADDKAVYAYVPKIIKYYLDQDPILNNVPTYLCREEKDRKHVLENIADLVVKETNAAGGYGMMIGPKVDASEHQKFRQLIKDNPNNYIAQPTLSLSTVPSLVDHKTIEGRHVDLRPYVLYGNEVEVIPGALTRVALKKGSLVVNSSQGGGSKDTWVLY; via the coding sequence ATGAACGTAAACCACGATTCACAACACTCTTTTTATGATGAAATGTATGATGGAGATCGCACATTAAGGGAACATTATTCCAGCTTTGGAGCATTCATTGATACCATTTCAGCAAAAAAACTAAACCAGTTACAATTCTCTGCTGATAAGGCTCAGATGGCCATGGGAATGACCTTTAATGTTTATCATGACAAAGAAGGTTTGGAAAAAATTCTACATTTGGATATCATCCCTAGAATAATTCCCGGCAATGATTGGCAGAAGATCAATGAGGGGTTAAAACAAAGAATCACTGCCTTAAACTTATTTCTCCAGGATATTTACAACGAACAAAAGATTCTAAAAGATAAAGTGGTACCTGCTGACTTAATTCTGGGAAGCAAAGACTTTTTAAAACCATGTATGGGCATGACACCTCCAAAAGGCATTTGGTGCCATATTACAGGAACAGACCTAGTACGGAACAATGATGGGGAATTTTATATATTGGAGGATAATTTACGTTGTCCTTCAGGTGTTTCTTATATGCTGGAGAGCCGTGAAATTATTAAACGTGCCTTTCCTAATTTATTCAATAAACTAGGGGTAAGACCCGTTTCAGATTATCCTACCAAACTTTTGGACATGTTACAATTTTTGTCCGATAAACCCAGGCCGGTAATCGGGGTATTGACTCCCGGAGTTTATAATTCTGCCTACTTCGAACACTCCTACCTCGCACAACAAATGGGGGCAGAACTTGTTTCCGGAATGGATTTACTCGTTCAAGATAAAAAGGTTTACATGCAAACCACTCAAGGTCTTGAACAGATAGATGTACTGTACAGAAGAATCGATGATACTTTCCTCGACCCTTTGGCGTTTAACCCCAACTCAATGCTTGGGATTCCGGGGCTCTTTGAGGCTTATAAGGCAGGCAATATAGCTCTTGCAAATGCTCCAGGGACGGGTGTAGCCGACGACAAAGCTGTGTATGCTTATGTACCCAAAATAATTAAATATTACTTGGATCAAGATCCCATTCTCAATAATGTTCCGACTTACCTATGTAGAGAGGAAAAAGACAGGAAGCATGTTTTAGAAAATATTGCAGACCTTGTGGTCAAAGAAACCAATGCTGCAGGAGGTTATGGAATGATGATCGGACCTAAAGTTGATGCATCAGAACATCAGAAATTCAGGCAACTGATCAAAGATAATCCCAACAACTATATTGCACAGCCTACTTTATCCCTTTCAACAGTTCCGTCCTTAGTGGATCATAAAACAATAGAAGGGCGTCACGTAGATTTAAGGCCTTATGTATTGTATGGGAATGAGGTGGAAGTAATACCAGGGGCACTTACCCGGGTCGCATTAAAAAAAGGATCTCTTGTAGTCAATAGTTCTCAGGGTGGTGGAAGTAAAGACACTTGGGTGCTATATTAA
- a CDS encoding alpha-E domain-containing protein, with protein MLSRVANSIYWLGRYTERAENYARFINVNFNLMLDSPPDLKEQWEPLIMATGDHELYKTRNQSFDMHEVIYFLAFDHSNPNSIISSISKARENARMIRENLTKETWEKLNETYHFVNKASEGKVWKKADPRNFFEEVKAQILLLYGLADNTVARTEGWHFRQLGQYLERADKTSRILDVKYHILLPSPEEVGSPLDFLHWMALLKSVTAFNTYRRLYGNISPSGVVEFLVLNKYFPRSVFFCLKEAETCLYKISNSNGEGYSNSAEKAMGELRSKLEFDDVNDIISNGLHEYIEQLQIKINNISNKINDNYFQIKDNFASQTMVQE; from the coding sequence ATGTTAAGTAGAGTAGCAAATTCGATTTACTGGCTAGGAAGATATACCGAAAGGGCAGAAAACTATGCCAGATTTATCAATGTAAATTTCAACCTTATGCTGGACTCTCCTCCTGACTTAAAAGAGCAGTGGGAACCTTTAATAATGGCCACCGGCGATCACGAACTGTACAAAACTCGGAATCAATCCTTTGACATGCATGAAGTGATTTATTTTTTGGCATTTGACCATAGCAATCCCAATTCTATAATTTCCTCAATTTCCAAAGCCAGAGAAAATGCAAGGATGATCAGGGAAAACCTCACCAAAGAGACATGGGAAAAATTAAATGAGACCTACCATTTTGTAAACAAAGCCTCTGAAGGGAAAGTGTGGAAAAAAGCCGATCCAAGAAATTTCTTTGAAGAAGTTAAAGCACAAATACTCCTGCTTTACGGTCTCGCAGACAATACGGTGGCACGTACAGAGGGCTGGCATTTCAGACAGTTAGGGCAGTATTTGGAAAGAGCTGACAAAACCTCCAGAATTCTGGATGTTAAATACCATATTCTACTTCCTTCTCCTGAGGAAGTTGGGTCTCCATTGGATTTTCTACACTGGATGGCGTTGCTTAAGTCCGTTACTGCGTTCAATACCTACCGAAGACTTTATGGAAACATTTCACCTTCGGGAGTTGTAGAATTTCTTGTCTTAAATAAATACTTTCCCAGGTCCGTTTTCTTTTGTTTGAAGGAAGCAGAGACATGTTTGTATAAAATTTCTAACTCTAACGGTGAAGGTTATTCCAATAGTGCAGAAAAGGCCATGGGAGAATTGCGGTCAAAGCTTGAGTTTGACGATGTCAACGATATTATTTCCAATGGCTTACATGAATACATCGAGCAACTTCAAATCAAAATTAATAATATCTCAAATAAAATAAACGACAATTATTTCCAAATAAAAGATAACTTTGCCAGCCAAACTATGGTACAAGAATGA
- a CDS encoding peptidase produces MTFCIGIKTKHGILGLSDTRITSGNDTTTSKKVYTVNRRNHSFFIMTSGLRSVRDKAITYFGELIEKNDSTYDKLYKAVNGFADQVKRVAGEDKDSLEKSGFYFNLFSIIGGQLEEDKEPKLYLLYPQGNWIEIRQGTPFVIIGNTGFGNPVLRRSLKYDEPLLLALKSAFLAFDATRISSNDVDYPVDTVVLENNSYNIVENRFEQHELNHISEFWNDSLKKVIHDLPADILKKAFSAENKKEYD; encoded by the coding sequence ATGACTTTCTGCATTGGAATAAAAACAAAACATGGAATATTAGGTTTATCGGACACTAGGATTACATCCGGAAATGATACAACCACTTCTAAAAAAGTATATACAGTCAATAGAAGAAACCATTCCTTCTTTATAATGACCTCCGGCCTTCGCTCTGTTCGAGACAAAGCCATTACTTATTTTGGAGAATTAATTGAAAAAAACGATTCAACCTATGACAAATTGTATAAAGCTGTCAACGGCTTTGCCGATCAAGTAAAACGCGTAGCAGGGGAAGACAAAGACTCATTAGAAAAATCAGGGTTTTACTTTAATTTATTTTCCATCATTGGCGGACAACTCGAAGAGGACAAGGAACCCAAACTTTACTTGCTCTACCCTCAGGGTAATTGGATAGAGATCAGACAGGGGACCCCATTTGTCATTATTGGAAACACCGGGTTTGGCAACCCAGTGCTTAGAAGGTCACTTAAATATGATGAACCGCTATTGCTTGCATTGAAAAGTGCATTTCTAGCCTTCGATGCAACTAGGATCAGTTCCAACGATGTGGATTATCCGGTGGACACGGTGGTATTAGAAAATAACAGTTACAATATAGTGGAAAATCGATTCGAGCAACACGAATTGAATCACATTTCTGAATTTTGGAATGATTCATTAAAAAAAGTCATCCATGACCTTCCGGCAGATATTCTTAAAAAAGCTTTTTCTGCGGAAAATAAAAAGGAATATGATTAA
- a CDS encoding transglutaminase family protein encodes MRLKIQHNTTYNYQKLISLNPHHFYLKPLQRNYLEVETYSLKIVPEPEGMNERYSIEGNPYFQAWFKGETENMIIQVEFQVQTRHFNPFLFLIDQWFLQQFNPEADIPFSYEPNDRPILQPYLNHTGNNLLKSYSLGKLNTNDPIQFLTQLNAAIHADWHHIIREEENLWSAAKTFAAGKGSCRDLSFMLMEMLRHVGLAARFVSGYAFNPELEKGHELHAWVETYLPGAGWVGLDPSLGLMADKHYIPLAASFLPENTLPVHGTYGGENLKPSTLQTSVSIHQI; translated from the coding sequence ATGCGCCTGAAAATACAACATAACACAACTTATAATTACCAAAAACTAATCAGTTTAAACCCTCATCATTTTTACTTAAAGCCTCTCCAAAGGAATTATTTGGAAGTAGAAACTTATTCCCTAAAAATTGTCCCGGAACCTGAGGGAATGAATGAAAGATACAGTATAGAAGGCAACCCATATTTTCAAGCTTGGTTTAAAGGGGAAACTGAAAACATGATTATTCAAGTAGAATTTCAAGTACAAACAAGGCATTTCAACCCTTTCCTGTTTTTAATTGATCAATGGTTTTTACAGCAATTCAACCCGGAAGCAGACATCCCTTTTTCTTATGAGCCCAATGATAGGCCCATTTTACAACCTTACTTAAATCATACAGGTAATAATTTGCTTAAAAGCTATAGTCTGGGAAAATTAAACACCAATGATCCCATCCAATTTTTAACCCAACTAAACGCAGCCATTCATGCCGATTGGCACCATATCATTAGAGAAGAAGAAAACCTCTGGTCTGCTGCTAAAACTTTTGCTGCGGGAAAAGGGTCTTGTAGAGACCTTTCGTTTATGTTAATGGAAATGTTGAGACATGTAGGATTGGCAGCAAGGTTTGTCAGTGGTTATGCTTTTAACCCCGAACTTGAAAAAGGGCATGAACTTCATGCATGGGTAGAAACCTATTTACCCGGAGCCGGGTGGGTAGGGCTAGATCCAAGTCTGGGCCTGATGGCCGATAAACATTATATCCCTCTAGCAGCTAGTTTCCTTCCGGAAAACACGCTTCCTGTTCACGGGACCTATGGCGGAGAAAACCTGAAACCTTCAACATTACAAACCTCTGTGAGCATTCATCAAATTTAA
- a CDS encoding metallophosphoesterase, with the protein MKKVGGTIFILILLSLIFFLDWYVFQGIKTILPSGYLAQGKTIYWVLTATIALWFGYTFYTIMQEGKISPTSQQSLNWFLVILVTQLTIVLFLFGEDLIRGLGSVYRYITNSSQDGALLSSRRKFVSQLAFAVAVIPMTGFIYGIVKGKYAFRTIRKTLYFKDLPEAFDGFTITQLSDIHAGSFKDFEAVKKGAEMAAAQQSDLFVFTGDLVNHKANEIDPMLDIFSKIKAPYGQFSILGNHDYGDYTSWPSPEAKIQNLESLKNKHHLMGFDLLLDESRTIEKDGQKISLLGVENWGVGFQSKGDLEKSLQNVPEKDFKILLSHDPTHWDEQVKNHPKNIHLTLSGHTHGMQMGIETPFIRWSPAQYRYANWAGIAEQAGKYLYVNRGFGFHAFAGRVGIWPEITVIELKKG; encoded by the coding sequence ATGAAAAAAGTGGGAGGCACAATATTCATTCTAATTTTACTATCCCTTATTTTTTTTCTGGATTGGTATGTATTTCAAGGGATCAAAACAATTTTACCATCAGGTTATTTAGCTCAGGGGAAAACCATATATTGGGTGCTTACTGCCACAATAGCATTGTGGTTTGGGTATACTTTTTATACCATTATGCAGGAGGGGAAAATATCTCCAACCTCACAGCAATCACTTAATTGGTTTTTGGTTATTCTTGTTACCCAATTAACCATTGTTCTTTTCTTATTTGGTGAAGATCTGATAAGGGGATTGGGTTCTGTTTACCGATACATTACCAATTCTTCCCAGGATGGCGCATTGTTGTCCTCTAGAAGGAAATTCGTAAGCCAGCTGGCGTTTGCTGTGGCAGTTATACCTATGACAGGCTTCATTTATGGGATTGTCAAAGGAAAATATGCTTTTAGAACAATCCGCAAAACCTTATATTTTAAAGATTTGCCGGAGGCCTTTGACGGATTTACCATTACCCAGTTGTCAGACATTCATGCCGGTAGTTTCAAAGACTTTGAAGCAGTAAAAAAAGGGGCAGAAATGGCAGCAGCTCAGCAGTCTGATCTTTTTGTATTTACCGGAGATCTAGTCAATCACAAGGCCAATGAAATTGATCCGATGTTGGATATTTTTTCAAAGATTAAAGCTCCATATGGCCAATTCTCTATTCTGGGTAACCATGATTATGGAGACTACACTTCTTGGCCTAGCCCTGAAGCAAAGATTCAAAACCTAGAATCGCTAAAAAATAAGCATCATTTAATGGGTTTTGATTTGCTATTGGATGAAAGCAGAACCATAGAAAAAGACGGGCAAAAAATAAGCCTGTTGGGCGTAGAAAACTGGGGAGTTGGTTTTCAATCTAAAGGAGACCTTGAGAAATCCCTACAAAATGTACCGGAAAAGGATTTTAAGATCTTGCTATCACATGACCCTACCCACTGGGACGAACAGGTCAAAAACCATCCTAAAAATATACATTTGACCCTTAGTGGACATACCCATGGGATGCAGATGGGCATAGAGACGCCGTTTATCCGCTGGAGCCCGGCACAGTACCGGTATGCCAACTGGGCAGGTATTGCAGAGCAGGCAGGGAAATACCTTTATGTAAATAGAGGTTTTGGCTTTCATGCCTTTGCCGGAAGAGTAGGTATTTGGCCGGAAATTACTGTAATCGAATTAAAAAAAGGATAA
- a CDS encoding efflux RND transporter permease subunit, with the protein MVKFLLSRPIAVGMTFLALLIFSVIMFRTLPISLLPPIDVPQIIIKVNYPNTSPESIERNVLKPIREGMVTLNGLQDIESKAGSEVGNVRLTFDFQTKMELAYIEVNEKIDRLTNSLPDDMPRPQVVRINSNDIPIVRLQIIPKEGVDYAEVSLLTENVIKKRLEQLDGVALVNINGRQERVIAVTPNKPVMSGLGFMESDLVQAIQDGNRELPGISVEDGQFRYYLRLASKLETAEDVGNLPVRGPEGNTVLLSKIAKVNHTLSKPTGYHLFKGKESLVVTVHKQTAAKMNETMPLIYEAVELFKEDYPQVDFELTQDQSSLLNAGINNLQTSLFFGGLFAFAILFVFMGNYRMPIIIGISLPASLVISFMVFYFFNISINVISLSGLALGLGMLIDNAIIVLDNINRKREEGFSLFEACVVGVNEVQSALISSVLTTLAVFVPLVFLSGVAGALFYDQAVSVAAILSVSLLVAFILLPLLYFLLFKNKDKQSVKEDSRLFRGMLKGYKLLFKRFFTRPGLSLMVLFLLIPLLLASIQFLKVEGLPPVEKFDVLISLDWNEPINASQNKNRIQHLLEQLEGKFTVAESDIGLRQFILYEGENAIQQADLYLMFANQTDKENVSRQLQQFFIKQFPQASIEIKDAPNAFDQLFSSNRPNFEVRFKNTETKRSVGPNQMNALMENFPVKDWSKGPGLQEGASVIFKTDLEKLALYGLEVNQLITSIERLFGDYLITDIRQFGEIIPIRLRNDQLDFQSLLKRNFIHGEEGVAYALDEFITANYDTHYKFVTADRSGIFQSVNLNITEPTSYEDEIRSWAVNENLTVNFAGQYFEDQETIKQLIGILMVSILLLYFILAAQFESFLQPLIVIFTLPLGVGGAFLVLWLTGTSLNVMSAIGLVVMLGIMVNDAILKIDTINRLRVNYRANGIVGKEALTKALYRAGEIRLKPIVMTSITTILALVPVVFSAGLGADLQRPLVFSVIGGLTIGTFTALYFVPLAYYFLSGESGSVKFGDER; encoded by the coding sequence ATGGTAAAGTTTTTACTCTCGCGTCCCATTGCTGTTGGGATGACCTTTTTGGCTTTGCTTATCTTCAGTGTGATAATGTTTAGGACACTGCCGATCTCTTTATTGCCCCCCATAGATGTGCCTCAAATAATCATAAAGGTAAATTATCCCAATACCTCTCCTGAGTCCATCGAACGCAATGTTCTCAAACCCATTCGAGAGGGTATGGTCACTTTAAATGGGCTTCAGGATATTGAGAGCAAGGCAGGTTCAGAAGTAGGAAATGTGCGTTTGACTTTTGATTTCCAGACCAAAATGGAATTGGCTTATATTGAAGTCAATGAAAAGATTGATCGACTGACCAATAGTTTGCCCGATGACATGCCAAGACCCCAAGTGGTCCGGATCAACTCCAACGATATTCCTATCGTTCGGCTTCAAATTATTCCGAAAGAAGGGGTAGATTATGCGGAGGTTTCTTTGCTGACCGAGAATGTAATAAAAAAACGCTTAGAGCAACTGGATGGAGTGGCGCTTGTTAATATCAATGGACGTCAGGAAAGAGTCATAGCAGTAACACCCAATAAGCCAGTAATGTCAGGTTTGGGTTTTATGGAATCAGACTTAGTTCAGGCAATTCAGGACGGAAACCGTGAATTACCTGGGATTAGTGTAGAAGATGGACAGTTTAGGTATTATTTAAGGTTGGCAAGCAAGTTAGAAACAGCTGAAGATGTAGGGAATCTACCTGTAAGGGGGCCTGAGGGAAATACCGTTTTACTTTCAAAAATTGCAAAGGTTAATCATACCTTATCCAAGCCTACCGGGTATCATTTATTTAAAGGTAAAGAAAGCTTGGTGGTGACAGTACATAAACAGACTGCGGCCAAAATGAATGAAACCATGCCCCTGATTTATGAAGCGGTGGAATTGTTTAAAGAGGATTACCCACAGGTAGATTTTGAATTGACACAAGACCAATCTTCTCTTCTTAATGCGGGGATAAACAACCTACAAACCAGTTTGTTTTTTGGAGGCTTGTTTGCTTTTGCTATTCTATTTGTGTTTATGGGCAATTACCGCATGCCCATAATCATAGGTATAAGTTTGCCGGCTTCTCTGGTGATTAGTTTTATGGTGTTTTATTTTTTTAATATCTCCATAAATGTGATTTCCCTAAGTGGACTTGCTCTGGGTTTAGGGATGCTTATAGACAATGCCATCATTGTTTTAGACAATATTAACCGAAAACGAGAGGAAGGGTTTTCTTTGTTTGAAGCCTGTGTGGTCGGGGTAAACGAGGTGCAGTCAGCACTTATTAGCTCTGTACTCACCACCTTGGCAGTATTTGTGCCATTAGTGTTTTTAAGTGGGGTGGCAGGGGCTTTGTTTTATGATCAGGCGGTATCTGTTGCAGCAATTTTGTCGGTCTCCTTATTGGTGGCGTTTATTCTACTCCCCTTATTGTATTTTCTTTTGTTTAAAAACAAAGACAAACAATCTGTTAAAGAGGACAGTCGACTTTTTAGAGGCATGTTAAAGGGGTATAAACTATTGTTTAAAAGGTTCTTCACTCGTCCGGGGCTGTCATTGATGGTATTGTTCCTATTAATACCTTTGCTTTTGGCATCCATTCAATTTTTGAAAGTAGAAGGTTTACCACCTGTTGAAAAGTTTGATGTTTTGATTTCGTTGGATTGGAATGAGCCGATCAATGCAAGTCAAAACAAAAACAGAATTCAACATTTGCTTGAGCAATTGGAGGGGAAATTTACAGTGGCGGAAAGTGATATCGGTTTGAGACAATTTATATTGTATGAAGGTGAAAATGCCATTCAACAGGCGGATCTTTACCTAATGTTTGCCAATCAAACTGATAAAGAAAATGTGTCAAGGCAACTTCAACAATTCTTTATTAAGCAATTCCCTCAGGCCAGTATAGAGATAAAAGACGCCCCCAATGCTTTTGATCAGCTGTTTAGTTCAAATCGCCCCAACTTTGAGGTGCGGTTTAAGAATACAGAAACCAAAAGGTCAGTAGGGCCCAATCAAATGAATGCACTGATGGAAAATTTCCCGGTGAAAGATTGGTCTAAAGGACCTGGATTGCAAGAGGGAGCTTCCGTAATTTTTAAAACAGATCTCGAGAAATTGGCACTCTATGGCTTAGAAGTAAACCAGTTGATTACCTCCATAGAAAGGTTGTTTGGAGATTACTTAATCACAGATATTCGACAATTCGGAGAAATAATCCCTATACGTTTAAGAAATGATCAACTGGATTTTCAATCCCTGCTGAAAAGAAATTTTATACATGGAGAAGAAGGGGTTGCTTATGCTTTAGATGAGTTTATTACTGCTAATTACGATACCCATTATAAGTTTGTAACAGCTGATAGGTCCGGTATATTTCAATCTGTAAACCTCAATATTACTGAACCGACAAGCTACGAAGATGAAATTCGTTCATGGGCAGTAAATGAAAACCTTACCGTAAATTTTGCAGGTCAATATTTCGAAGACCAAGAAACCATCAAGCAGCTAATTGGGATTTTAATGGTTTCGATTTTATTGTTATACTTTATTCTGGCAGCGCAGTTTGAAAGCTTTTTACAGCCTCTAATTGTGATATTTACTCTTCCCCTAGGAGTAGGAGGGGCTTTCTTGGTTTTATGGCTTACCGGAACTTCCCTAAATGTAATGTCAGCCATAGGTTTGGTGGTAATGCTTGGCATCATGGTCAATGATGCGATACTTAAAATAGATACCATCAATAGGCTAAGGGTAAATTATCGTGCGAATGGAATCGTAGGCAAAGAGGCCTTAACCAAGGCATTGTACCGTGCAGGAGAAATTAGACTCAAGCCCATAGTAATGACTTCTATCACTACAATTCTTGCTTTGGTACCGGTGGTATTCAGTGCGGGTTTGGGAGCAGATCTGCAAAGGCCGCTTGTCTTTTCAGTTATTGGCGGTCTTACCATAGGTACATTTACGGCACTGTATTTTGTGCCATTGGCCTATTATTTCTTATCCGGGGAAAGTGGATCGGTGAAATTCGGTGATGAAAGATGA
- a CDS encoding efflux RND transporter periplasmic adaptor subunit produces MNKTLLFCSLIFFFSCGEETQEKEEIPMETFRDEVQATSVKVGLSEKKSFDYLINATGKIEAENQVMSIVERTGYLIDLRVEEGQLVKEGQVIALLDKTDSQLEWEKAQVNLRSSQAEYESRKITASVETTFSEDLDKEARDEYWRASSGLLAAEIAVREAEINLDKTEVKAPISGAIADLKLKKGSLVNAGDEICLVLSTSLLEMKVKVLESDISFVKKGQKAEIYPVSGLGDSITGTVTSINPKVDENGLVQVTLKLSKGGSLLPGMNARAVIRAPQNNNLVVPKEAVVYRSGRPVVFTIDNNEAIWNYVEVGKDNGREVEVLDGLEADRTVIVSNNVQLAHQAPVQVSTE; encoded by the coding sequence ATGAACAAAACACTCTTATTTTGTTCCTTAATTTTCTTTTTCTCCTGTGGTGAAGAAACCCAAGAGAAAGAGGAAATCCCCATGGAAACTTTTCGTGATGAAGTTCAAGCCACTTCTGTAAAGGTAGGATTATCTGAAAAAAAGTCTTTTGATTACCTAATCAACGCGACAGGGAAAATTGAAGCTGAAAATCAGGTGATGTCTATTGTAGAACGAACTGGCTATTTAATAGATTTGAGGGTAGAGGAAGGGCAACTAGTTAAGGAAGGACAGGTAATTGCCCTATTGGATAAAACGGATAGTCAGCTTGAATGGGAGAAAGCTCAAGTAAACCTTCGTTCATCTCAGGCTGAGTATGAAAGCAGAAAAATTACTGCTAGCGTTGAAACTACTTTTTCTGAAGATTTGGATAAAGAGGCAAGGGATGAATATTGGAGAGCTTCCAGTGGCTTATTGGCTGCAGAAATTGCTGTAAGGGAGGCAGAGATTAATCTAGACAAGACGGAAGTTAAAGCCCCCATTTCCGGTGCAATTGCAGATTTGAAATTAAAAAAGGGTAGTCTGGTGAATGCAGGTGACGAAATTTGTTTGGTACTAAGCACTTCCTTATTGGAAATGAAAGTTAAAGTATTGGAGTCGGATATTTCTTTTGTCAAAAAGGGACAAAAGGCGGAAATATATCCGGTCTCCGGTTTAGGTGATAGCATTACTGGTACAGTTACCAGCATCAACCCAAAGGTGGATGAAAACGGATTGGTCCAAGTTACTTTAAAACTAAGTAAAGGAGGAAGTCTGCTGCCCGGGATGAATGCAAGGGCAGTAATAAGGGCTCCACAAAACAACAATTTGGTGGTGCCAAAAGAAGCAGTAGTTTATCGATCCGGTCGCCCGGTGGTCTTTACTATTGATAATAATGAAGCCATTTGGAATTATGTGGAGGTAGGAAAAGACAATGGAAGAGAAGTTGAGGTTTTGGATGGACTTGAGGCAGATCGAACCGTGATTGTAAGCAATAATGTTCAACTGGCCCATCAGGCTCCAGTGCAGGTTTCAACAGAATAG